In the Phaseolus vulgaris cultivar G19833 chromosome 7, P. vulgaris v2.0, whole genome shotgun sequence genome, one interval contains:
- the LOC137830015 gene encoding nuclear transcription factor Y subunit B-4-like — MDQEEQDKALPIANVGRIMKQILPPSAKISKEGKQLMQECVTEFISFVTGEASDKCHKENRKTVNGDDICWALSSLGFDNYAETIARYLHKYRQAEREKMNHNKKYEGSATQTLNQPQLILPPPPPSLSRVTGKVQNPPTTDQSG, encoded by the coding sequence ATGGATCAGGAGGAGCAGGATAAAGCGTTGCCCATTGCAAATGTGGGTAGAATCATGAAGCAAATTCTTCCTCCTAGTGCAAAGATCTCCAAGGAAGGGAAACAACTAATGCAAGAGTGTGTGACAGAGTTCATAAGTTTTGTGACTGGTGAGGCATCTGACAAGTGTCACAAGGAGAATCGCAAGACCGTTAATGGGGATGACATCTGTTGGGCTCTAAGTTCCTTAGGGTTTGACAACTATGCTGAGACCATAGCAAGGTACTTACATAAATACAGGCAAGCTGAAAGGGAGAAAATGAATCACAACAAAAAATATGAAGGATCAGCAACACAAACTCTCAACCAACCTCAACTTATCCTTCCTCCTCCACCACCATCACTCTCTAGGGTTACTGGCAAAGTTCAAAACCCTCCCACTACAGATCAATCTGGATGA